Genomic window (bacterium):
TTGATGCCGTCTAAGCCCGTGTTTAACGTGCTCGTATTAGCGCCGCGTCTATTGCGGTACCACTGGCACCGTACGTTCGACCAGGTATTGAGCGCCGCCGCGAGCGCGGTAAACTCGTTATCGCAATCCGGCGTGCCGAGGTTGTTGAACCTCACCGTCCAGGGGATCTGCTCTTTGCCGTGCTTGCATATCTTGCCGCCGTAATAGAAGACCTTGTAGCCGAACGCCGGGGCCGCTACGGCGATTATCAGAGCGACCAAAAATACCTTTTTCACGTAACCACCTTTCGCGCAGGGCCTAACGGCTCGCGGCCGCCGCCACTTCGGCAAAGAATTCGTTTAACGTCTTTCCGGCCGGCAGAACGGTTCCGTCGACCACCGACATTTTACCCTGGGCGCCGTCCGGGCATTTGAACCCGCCGCCCTCGGCGGGGGCGAGGAATACGACCACATCTTCGCCTACCTCGAACGTCGGCTCCTCCATAATTACGAGCGCCAGGCCGGCGTATTCGCCGCCTATGTACCGCACCGTAACGTACTCGGCCGCGGTCGCGCCTACGACGACGTCGCTTACGCGGACCTCCGCCTCGGAATAAATTATCCCGGCGGCGTCGGGCGGGTACGACGTAACGTCTTGTACCGTCCCGGCAACGACCAACGTTGCGTGGCCCGCCAGCTCGGCGGTCGTAATGGGCAGCATCGCCGCCGACGCCGTTGCGACACACGTCGCGAGCAAAGCCGCGAGCCCTAAAACCTTTTTCCGCATCCAAACCTCCTATTGATAATGATTATTAATATCATTATAACCTAATTCGCCGCCGGTGTCAAATAATACTCCTCATCTTTTCTTCTAATTTAGGAGATGACTAGCCGGGCCCCCGGCGCTGCTTTCCGTTCGCCGCAACCGCGACCAAACGGCTCGCCCGACGCCGTCAGTGCGCGTCGCCGGCCAACATCTCGACGAAGGTCTCGAGCCTAAGCCGCTGCTGCGCCGACAGCGGCCCGGGCCGCTCCCCCTCCAACGTTAACACCGGAATAGAAACCGCGCGGCGTACGAGAATGTCCTGGATCCCGCGGTAGCAGAAGGATTGGACGTAATGCACCAGGCCGTGTACGTCGCGGCGTTCCGCCTCTCTCAATATGTCGGCTATGCGCGGCCCGGCGCCGTAGGGGTAGGTATAACGTGTGTACGCGTCGGCCAGGTCGTCGCCGCCCGCCAAAAGCGCGAATTGCCGCGGCAGCTCGTTAAATACGACCGCGGCCTCCAGGCCCTCCAGGAACTCGAAGAGGTCGTCGTTGATGGGGGGAACGCCGGCCACGCCCAGCCGCACGCGCTTGGTTTGCCCGCGCCGGCCCCGCGCTTCCGCCAAAAACCGCGCGGCTTTCTCTTCAAATTCTTCCGCCCCGGCGCCGAAGTCGCACGCTTTCAGCAGCCAGTCGAAGTTCTCGCGGCCGGACACGGCGCCCTCGCGCCACGTCAGCTCGTCCATCTCCGCCAGGAGCGCCCGGCTCCGGGAAAGCCGCGCGAATACCTCTTCGGCCGCGCCGACGGTCGTTTCGAATCGGCGGGCGAGCTTTTCTATTTCCCGGGCCATCGCCCGGCGTTCGGGTTCAGCCGGGAAC
Coding sequences:
- a CDS encoding 2-hydroxyacyl-CoA dehydratase encodes the protein MLARDVCVGITTTLPIEVLWAAGRAPVDLNNLFIARGDAERALLEAEAVGFPRSTCAWVKGIYATVKAEGLARVVVVTGGDCSNAAALGEVLADEGVDVVTFAFPAEPERRAMAREIEKLARRFETTVGAAEEVFARLSRSRALLAEMDELTWREGAVSGRENFDWLLKACDFGAGAEEFEEKAARFLAEARGRRGQTKRVRLGVAGVPPINDDLFEFLEGLEAAVVFNELPRQFALLAGGDDLADAYTRYTYPYGAGPRIADILREAERRDVHGLVHYVQSFCYRGIQDILVRRAVSIPVLTLEGERPGPLSAQQRLRLETFVEMLAGDAH